The sequence below is a genomic window from Malassezia restricta chromosome IV, complete sequence.
AAATGCTTCTCAGAGATCCTTCGCGATTGCGACAAATGCGCGCTCGGCTTGGTTTGCCGAATGAAACACCGCGTCATCGTCATGAGCATGAAAATGACAGGTCTAGAAATCGGGATCGTCACCACCGACAACGGAGAGACCGGAGCCATGATGATCGGCGGTATCGATATGATCACTCTCATCGATACCATGATACCCCTTCGCGCCGACGATCGCGCTCCCCTGAGCCTCGGCGCCTTGATGCAAAAGAGCGTGACGCACGTCTTGCATCTATGATGAATAATGCTAAATCAATGGAAACTGACAGGAATGCAATGATTGAGCGCGTAACGGAGCTTGAACGCCATGAACAAGCCCAAGAAGAAAGGCAGCGTGATAAGACGCATGACAAGTCGCGTGGTGGTCGTGCCAAGTTTTTCCATGATCAACAGCGCCAGCTCTGGGGTGATGCTGGACGGAACATGAATCTAGAAGAGAGTTTACGACGTGGACGACATGCTCTTCAGAGCGTTGGTGATGATCATGTATCATAAACACATGTATCTTTTGTATAGTGACTCTACAAATCCTCTTCGTGCAAGCGAAGACGTTGAAC
It includes:
- a CDS encoding pre-mRNA-splicing factor CWC25 yields the protein MGAGDLNVKKSWHPRLQKNQEKVWMQEQEAEAERKKLDELRKEREQERQMQELQRIHEAAGGKKRPERVEWMYATPASSSGPSEAELEEYLLGKKRVDKLLQGNEAAQLSRVSDPGNQRDDSTGANSARDMALKIREDPLFAIKKQEQAMQEMLLRDPSRLRQMRARLGLPNETPRHRHEHENDRSRNRDRHHRQRRDRSHDDRRYRYDHSHRYHDTPSRRRSRSPEPRRLDAKERDARLASMMNNAKSMETDRNAMIERVTELERHEQAQEERQRDKTHDKSRGGRAKFFHDQQRQLWGDAGRNMNLEESLRRGRHALQSVGDDHVS